The bacterium genome segment TTATTTTTTATAATTATGGAGTCCTGTCCCGGAAAACAATAAATACCGCCACCATATCTACTGTTATAACCCCGGAGATAATTATTAACTATTGTATTATTGATTATCTCTACCGGACCGGCGCATAAAATCCCTGCTCCAAAACCTTCCGTCCACTTACCATCGCTTGTATAATTGCTATCTATAAGGTTATTAAAAATAACGGCTTTTATGCAATTGACACATTCAATTCCGCCTCCAAAAGGACTAGCTTCTATTGCAGAGTTGTAAGCTATAATATTATTCTTGATAGTTACCATTGTAGCTTCTGCATATATTCCGCCACCTCCATATGCATAATCAGACTTTTTCTTGTTTTTAGGACAGTCATCCGCATCAGCTATATTATCCCTTATTATGTTATTTTCAATCAAAGCCGACCCTCCTCCAACATATATACCTCCCCCCGCTGAAGAATCATTATAATAAAGCGCCTCTAAAACATTATTCCGAATAATGTTATTTCTTATAATCATATTTGAATTATAGGAATATATTCCACCCCCAAGAGTCCCATGTGAATTGCAATCACGTATGGTAAAACCATCAATTAGAGTTGTATCGGTTAAATTAACACATCTGATAACACTTCTGATATAATATGTCCCTCCGCTAATGATTGTGCTTCCCGGACCTTCTTCACTTTTGAGATGGACGCCTCCCTTCATATTTATACCGCCGGCGTAAGTCCCTTTTGAGACAAGTACCACATCTCCCGACACGGCAGAATCAATTCCTTCCTGAATTGTAGTATAGTCAGCCGGGATGTGAATTGTTTTCGCTTCAATATCCCCTGTAATAAAAATTATCAAAGACACAAAAAATAAATATTTCCTCATTTCTCCCCCTTTTATTTTAACTTTCAATTTTCTCTCTTCTTTGCGTCTTAGCGCCTTTGCGTGAGGCTATCTTTTTATCTGTTTTTCTTTTCCTACTTTAAACTCTAAATTGTCTTTTCTTTTTTGTGTTAATCTCCTGCAATTCTCTTTCAATCACTGTTAATTTTATTTTCTCTTTTGTCCTATTCTTTTATTTCATTAAAATTAATTTCTTCGTTTCTTTGAATGTGCCTGCGCTCAACTTCACAAAATAAACTCCCGATGCAAGACCTTTGGCGGAGAAGGTAACATTATAACTACCGGCGGGTTTCTGCTCGTTGACAAGTGTTTCGACACGGCGACCTGAAAGGTTACAAATCGTTAATTGTATATTTGTGTATTCCGGTAAAGAATAATGGATAATAGTGGTTTTGCGGAATGGATTTTGACTTGCCCTGAGCGTAGTCGAAGGGGTTTTAATATTTGAGTTTTCTTCTATCCCTATCATATCATATACTGCAAGGCCACCACCATTAGTCCCAATCCATATATTTCCCCCTTCTATCGCAAGAGCATTGATATAGTTATCAGGCAACCCGGAATTAGAGTTGTTGAACACCGTCCAGTTAGTGCCGTCAAACTTTGCAAGACCACCATTATTATTCAGAGTGCCAATCCATATATTATTCCCTTCTATTGTAAGAGCATTGACCCCGTTATAAGGCAAATCGGAATTTAAGGTGTTGAACACAGTCCATGCAGTGCCATCAAATTTCGCAATACCGCACCATGTGCCAATCCATACATTACTCTCTTCTATTGCAAGAGTATAGACACAGTTGTGAGGCAACCCGGAATTTGAAGCGTTGAACACAGTCCAGTTAGTGCCGTCAAACTTCGCAATGCCACCATAACCAGTACCAATCCAGATATTGTTTCCTTCTATTGCAATCGCACGGACATAGTTAGAAGGTAACCCGGAATTCAAGGTGTCATATATAGTCCAGTTTGTGCCGTCAAACTTCACAAGACCATCAGTACCAATCCAGATATTACTTCCTTCTATTACAAGAGTATTGACATAGTTAGAAGGCAACCCGGAATTTGAGGTGTCATACACAGTCCAGTTAGTCCCGTCAAACTTTGCAAGTCCATACCCCCAGGCGCCAATCCATATATTACTTCCTTTTATTGCAATCGCACGGACATTGTTAAAAGGTAAACCGGAATTTGAAGTGTCATACACAGTCCAGTTAGTCCCATAAAATTTTGCAAGCCCACCATACTCAGTACCAATCCAGATATTACTCCCTTCTATCCCAAGAGCATTGACATAGTTATAAGGCAAACCGGAATTTGAGGTGCTGAATACTGTCCAATTTGTCCCGTCAAATTTCGCAAGTCCACTATTATAAGTACCAACCCAGATATTACTTTCTTCTATCGCAAGAGCCCGGACATAGTCACAAGGCAAACCGGAATTTGAGGAATTGAACCCCGTCCAGGTAGTTCCGTCAAACTTTGCAAAACCACCATAAGTTCCAATCCAGATATTACTCCCTTCTATACCAAGAGCCTGAACCCAGTTATATGGTAAACCGGAATTTGCGGAGTTGAACATAGTCCAGTTAGTGCCATCAAACTTTGTGAGACCTTCATAAGTTCCAATCCATATATTACTGTCTTCTATTGCAAGAGCACAGATATGATTATCTTGCAAACCTGAATTTGAGGAGTTAAAAACAGTCCATGTAGTACCATCATACTTCGCAAGACCACCATAAGTACCAACCCAGATACTACTCCCTTCTATTACAAGGGCATAGACAATGTCATAAGGCAAATCGGAATTTGAGGAGTTGAAAACAGTCCAATTAGTACCATCAAACTTTGCAAGTCCACCCGAAGTTCCAATCCAGATATTACTGTCTTCTATTGCAAGAGTCCGGGTACCATCATGGGGCAAGCCGGAATTTGAAGTGTTGAACACAGTCCATGTAGTCCCGTCAAATTTCGCAATACCACCACCAAAAGTGCCAATCCAGATATTACTTCCCTGTATTACAAGAGCACTGACATCGTTATAAGGCAACCCGGAATTTGCGTGGTTATAAAATGTCATTACCGCAGTAGTTTTGTTCATTTTTATGAGTCCACCTGTAGTGCCAACCCATAATTCATTGCCGCTATCAGCAACAGCCGTGACATATTGTCCGTTGGTATAATTGGTCCAGCCCGGGTATTGAGCATTTGCAGTTACTGTAACAAAGGCAGCAAATATTATTACTTGTAGTTTTATCATAATTTCTCCTTTTTTGTTTAGTTTATAATATTATTTCATTAAAATCAATTTCTTCGTTAGTTTGTAATTCCCGGTTGTTAGTCTCACAAAATATATCCCGTTCTTATGAATGTTCGGTGTAAACGTATAATTTCCTTTCCCTAATGCACCCAAATAAATAACCTCTTTCATCCTTCCGCATAAATCATATAATTTTATATCTGCTTCTATTGTATTCGGGACAGAGAGATAAATCTTTTCTTTTATAACTTTGAACTCGAAGCTTTCAACTTTTAACTCTTTACTTTTCTCTTCTGTCCCCATACATCCGCAGTTATTGGAATTACTGATATCGTCAAGTGCCCAGATAGCGCCAGGTAGAGTGCTTACTACTAATTCCACGCATCCATCATTATCTATATCCGCAATGGTTATATCGTGAACATCCTGAAGGAATTGTTTTTTCCACAGAAGTAAACCACTTTCTCCATTAAGACAATACAAAAAAGCGCCAGAGAGATTACCCAAATTAGGGACAAAAACTTCAAACTTATCATCCATATCAATATCAGCAATAGATATACCTCTATGAACCCCATATCCAGTCGTATAACTCCATCTTACTTCGCCAGTAATCCCATTCAAACAATAAACTTTATCATCCCAACCTCCGATTACCACTTCCATCGTATCATCATTGTTCACATCTGCTATTGCTGGAGCTGGAGAGGTGCTGAATAAAGCTCCTATTGGGTAGCTCCATTTTACTACCCCTGTTACTCCATTAAGACAATATGTTTTACCGCCTTCAATTATTGCTTCAAGAGTATCATCTTTATCAACATCTGCAATTGTAGGGGAAGATGTTACAATACTTTCCGTTGTATAACTCCATTTTACTACCCCTGTCATTCCATTTAGACAGTAAACCGTGCTGTCCTCACTTCCGATTACTACTTCCATATTACTATCCTTATCGATATCTGCTATCGCTGGCGCAGAAGAGCTTATATCACCTCTTGTCAAATAACTCCATTTTATTCCTCCCGTTATCCCATTTAAACAATAAACTTTATGATCCCAGCTTCCAATCGCTACTTCCATTGTATCATCTTTATCAATATCTGCAATTGTAGGGGAAGATGTTACCATACTTCCTATTATATAGCTCCATTTTACTACCCCTGTTCCCCCATTCAGACAATAAACTTTATCACTTCCAATCACAACTTCAAGCGTATCGTCTTTGTCTATATCAAAAATTGCAGAAGAAGTTCTTACATCTCCCCAGGATAAATAACTCCATTTTATTATCCCTGTTGTTCCATTAAAACAATAAATTTTATTATCCCAGCTTCCAATCACTACTTCCATTGTATCATCTTTATCAGCATCTGCTACCGTAGCGCCATAAGATTCTACTATATCCCCTGTTTTATATGACCATTTTACATCCGGCTCACTAAACATCGCACCCTTCATATATTGCAGATGCGTATTTTCAAGTGTTGCGCCGTATTTTGGCCAAGTGCCGAGGGCGTAGGTTTGTTGGAGAAGAAATAATGTTAATATAATTGTCATTTTCCTATTTCATCAGTATAAGTTTCTTAGTTGTGCTGAAATTGCTGGCGGTTAGCTTCACAAAATATATTCCTGCTTTTAGTTCTTTTGCATTTAGGGTTGTGGTATAAGTTCCGGCGGGTTTGGATTCGTTGACAAGTGTTTTCACACATCGTCCCGATAGGTCATAGAGCTTAAGCGTTAAGAGTTGAGAGTTACTTGTTGAGAGTTTCGGCAAGTAATAACTAATGATTGTTGACTGAATAAATGGGTTCCGAAGTATTTTCAATTGAGGATTGCTAATTGAGGAATTGGAATTTTCCTCTATTCCACTGAACGGATATAATTTACCATAAACGCGATATGTATTTACGGGTCTTTCATTTATATCGTGTGTAAACATCGAATAAGTA includes the following:
- a CDS encoding PQQ-binding-like beta-propeller repeat protein produces the protein MTIILTLFLLQQTYALGTWPKYGATLENTHLQYMKGAMFSEPDVKWSYKTGDIVESYGATVADADKDDTMEVVIGSWDNKIYCFNGTTGIIKWSYLSWGDVRTSSAIFDIDKDDTLEVVIGSDKVYCLNGGTGVVKWSYIIGSMVTSSPTIADIDKDDTMEVAIGSWDHKVYCLNGITGGIKWSYLTRGDISSSAPAIADIDKDSNMEVVIGSEDSTVYCLNGMTGVVKWSYTTESIVTSSPTIADVDKDDTLEAIIEGGKTYCLNGVTGVVKWSYPIGALFSTSPAPAIADVNNDDTMEVVIGGWDDKVYCLNGITGEVRWSYTTGYGVHRGISIADIDMDDKFEVFVPNLGNLSGAFLYCLNGESGLLLWKKQFLQDVHDITIADIDNDGCVELVVSTLPGAIWALDDISNSNNCGCMGTEEKSKELKVESFEFKVIKEKIYLSVPNTIEADIKLYDLCGRMKEVIYLGALGKGNYTFTPNIHKNGIYFVRLTTGNYKLTKKLILMK
- a CDS encoding two-component regulator propeller domain-containing protein, whose product is MIKLQVIIFAAFVTVTANAQYPGWTNYTNGQYVTAVADSGNELWVGTTGGLIKMNKTTAVMTFYNHANSGLPYNDVSALVIQGSNIWIGTFGGGIAKFDGTTWTVFNTSNSGLPHDGTRTLAIEDSNIWIGTSGGLAKFDGTNWTVFNSSNSDLPYDIVYALVIEGSSIWVGTYGGLAKYDGTTWTVFNSSNSGLQDNHICALAIEDSNIWIGTYEGLTKFDGTNWTMFNSANSGLPYNWVQALGIEGSNIWIGTYGGFAKFDGTTWTGFNSSNSGLPCDYVRALAIEESNIWVGTYNSGLAKFDGTNWTVFSTSNSGLPYNYVNALGIEGSNIWIGTEYGGLAKFYGTNWTVYDTSNSGLPFNNVRAIAIKGSNIWIGAWGYGLAKFDGTNWTVYDTSNSGLPSNYVNTLVIEGSNIWIGTDGLVKFDGTNWTIYDTLNSGLPSNYVRAIAIEGNNIWIGTGYGGIAKFDGTNWTVFNASNSGLPHNCVYTLAIEESNVWIGTWCGIAKFDGTAWTVFNTLNSDLPYNGVNALTIEGNNIWIGTLNNNGGLAKFDGTNWTVFNNSNSGLPDNYINALAIEGGNIWIGTNGGGLAVYDMIGIEENSNIKTPSTTLRASQNPFRKTTIIHYSLPEYTNIQLTICNLSGRRVETLVNEQKPAGSYNVTFSAKGLASGVYFVKLSAGTFKETKKLILMK
- a CDS encoding T9SS type A sorting domain-containing protein — encoded protein: MRKYLFFVSLIIFITGDIEAKTIHIPADYTTIQEGIDSAVSGDVVLVSKGTYAGGINMKGGVHLKSEEGPGSTIISGGTYYIRSVIRCVNLTDTTLIDGFTIRDCNSHGTLGGGIYSYNSNMIIRNNIIRNNVLEALYYNDSSAGGGIYVGGGSALIENNIIRDNIADADDCPKNKKKSDYAYGGGGIYAEATMVTIKNNIIAYNSAIEASPFGGGIECVNCIKAVIFNNLIDSNYTSDGKWTEGFGAGILCAGPVEIINNTIVNNYLRGYNSRYGGGIYCFPGQDSIIIKNNIIAFDSASITGGGIYCDSLDSSKVFIGYNGFYLNAPDNFYNAPQGVGNFSWGTNRNGIPCDSFYNINIDPGFTTGTSGNYYQQNVSGCGDYIVNNEFGFLGGNTTDGKPDTGWVDLGYHYGTPIGIEEKWSEATSRLGGDQKSNIKIGQNPFIGITTICYDVPKEASVSVKIYDITGKCVKTLVDGNVLAGSYKETIDSKDYGKGVYFVKLSSDRYKETKKMVVIQ